tcACCGGCGTCGTCCAGCAGGACGTTCTCGGGTTTGAGGTCGCGGTAGACGATGCGGTGCTGgtggagatgctccaggcccagcaggATCTGCGCCGTGTAGAAAACCGCGCGCGGCTCCGCGAAACCCGGGTTCTCCTCGTCCACATTGTAGATGTGGTacctggggacagcggggacattggggacattggggacattggggacatcggggacatcagggatgttggggacattgggcacattggggacattggggacattggagacatCAGGGACGTTtgggacgttggggacattggggacatcggtgacattggggacgttggggacattggggacattggggacaccacagggacaccacagtgacaccatggggacatgACAGGGACACACGGCTCTGTGAACCCCAGGTTCTCCTCGTCCACGTTGTAGATGTGGtacctggggacattggggacattgaagACATCagggactttggggacattggggccattggggacactggagaccttggggacactggggacgttggggatattgggaacattggggacatcggggacatcggggacacgGCGGAGACATGATCAGTGTGGCACCAGCACAGTGCCAAGGTCACACCACGGTCACATCAAGGCCACATCAAGGTCACACCAGAGTGACATCAAGATCCCACCAAGGTCACATCAAGGCCACATCAAGGCCAATCCAAAGccaccccaaagccaccccaaggccaccccaaagccaccccaaagCCACTCCAAGGGCACCCCGAGGCCACCCCGCTGTCCCCGAGGCCACCGCAGCCGCGTACCGCAGGTCGCCGCCGTTCATGATGGTCATGACGAGGCAGAGGTCGGTCTTGGTCTGGAAGGCGCAGGCCAGGGACACGATGAAGCGGCTGTGGACGCGCGCCAGGATCCGCTTCTCCACCAGCGCCGCCTGGGGACACGTTGGGGACGTGGGATGGCACCACCATGGACATGGAttggagagggacagggatggaggggacatccgaggggacagagggacagttttggggacagaggagcagatttggggacagagggacatcCAAGGGGACCAAGTGGGGCCAGAGGAACATCCAAGGGGACTGAGGGATGAATTTGAGGACAGAGGAACATTTGAGGGTTCTGAGGGACACCCCTTGAGGCCACCCTTGGTGCCCCCTTGGTGCCACCATTGGGGCCACCTTTAGTgccacccttggggacacccttGGTGCCACCCTTGGGCCATCCTTGGGGTCACCTTGCTACCACCTTTGGTTCCACCATTGGTGCTACCCTTGGGGACAAAAGGCCACCCTTGGTGCCACCCTTGGTGCCACCTTTGCTTCCACCATTGATACCACCCTTGGGGACAAAGGGCCACATTTGGTGCTGTCCTTGGGGCCACCTTGGCTTCCACCATTGGGGACAAAGGGCCACTCttggtgccaccctggggacatcaTTGAGGCCACCATTGGGGACACTCTTGGGGACAAAGGACCATCCTTGGTGCCATCCTTGGGCCATCCTTGGTGCCACCTTTGGTTCCACCATTGGggacacccttggggacacccttGGGATCGCCAccattggggacaccattggTGCCACCCTTGGGGACAAAGGACCATCCttggtgccaccctggggacaccattgAGGCCACCATTGGGGACACTCTTGGGAACAAAGGGCCACCCTTGGTGCCACCTGGTGCCACCCACCTCGTATCCCTTGCGCTTCTTGAGGCGTTTCTTGTTGAGGCGTTTGTTGGCGTACATCTTGCCGGTGGCGCGGCGCTGGCAGGCGCACACCTCGCCGAAGCCGCCCTTGCCCAGCACGCGGAACTCGGCGAAGGCGTCGGCGTTGACGGCCTGGCTCTCGAGCCACTTGAACTGCACGAAGCGGCTGAACTCGGGCGAGCCGCGGTACGGCGCCCACGCCGCCGCCTCCAGGTgcgccagcagctcctgccgcGCCGGCACGAAGGCGTCGCCCGGGAGCGTCGAGCCTGGGGGCAGAGGGGTGTCATGGCCGCCATTGGAGTGTCATGGCTGCCGTTGGGGTGTCATGGCTGCTGAGGTAATTGTGAACATGGTTGGGGTGTCATGGCCGCCATTGGGTGTCATGGCTGCCTTTGGGGTGTCATGGCTGTCAAAGTTGTCATGGATGTGGTTGGGATGTCATGGCTGCCATTGGGGTGTCATGGCTGCCAATACAAACATGGCTGCCATTGGGGTGTCATGGCCGCCATTGGGGTGTCATGGCTGCCGATACCAATATGGCTGCCGTTGGGGTGTCATGGCTGCCGTTGTGGTGTCATGGCCACTGTTGGGGTGTCATGGCTGCCATTGGGGTGTCATGGCCGCCATTGGGGTGTCATGGCTGCCAATACAAACATGGCTGCCAATACAAACATGGCTGCCATTGGGGTGTCATGGCTGCCAATCCCGTCATGGCTGCCATTGGGGTGTCGTGGCTGCTGAGGTTGGGGTGTCATGGCCACCATGTTGGTGTCATGGCCGCCATATTGGCACTACATCCGCCAAATTAGCACTACGTCCGCCATATTGGAGCCATGTTGGCCATGTTGACATCACAGCCACCATATTTGAGCCATGTCAGCCATGTTTGATGTCACAGCTGCCATATTGGAGCTATGTCAGCCATATTGGAGCCACGTCAGCCATATCAACGTCATGGCAGCCATACTGGAACCATGTCAGCCATATCGAAGCCATGGCAGCCATACTGGAACCATGTCAGCCATATCGAAGCCGTGTCAGCCATATTGGAGCCATGTCAGCCATATTGGAGCTGTGTCAGCCATGTCAAATCATGGCCGCCATATTGGCACTACATCCGCCATATTGGAGCCACGTCAGCCATGTTGATATCACGGCTGCCATATTGGCACTATGTCAGCCATATTGGAGCCATGTTAGCCATATCAACATCACGGCTGCCATATTGGAGCCATGTCAGCCATATTGGAGCCATGTCAACCATGTCAACCTCACGGCCGCCATATTGGAGCCGTGTCAGCCATATCAACCTCACGGCCGCCATATTGCAGCCATGTCAGCTGTATCAATCTCACGGCCGCCATATTGCAGCCATGTCAGCCATACCAACATCACAGCCGCCATATTGGCCCCCacccagctcccccctcacccGTGGGCGGCGCGGTGGCGGTGGCGCTCAGGAAGCCGCAGTGCTCCGCCCCTCCCGGCGTGAAGAACCGGCTCCGCAGCTTCTTGGCCGCCTCCTCCCTCTCGGCGTCCTCGCACTGCTCGAAGGCCTCGATCTCCGCCCACAACGCCCCGGCCGCCGCGAACTCGGCGGAACCTTCCAGAAACCTCCGGAAGAGCAGCTTGCCGATGGGCTGCTCCACGCACTGCCACCGGAACGACGTCTCCTGGCCGCCATCTTGGGTGTGGCCGGGCGGGGCCCCGTTGGGGGCTCCGGGCCCCCCGTTCTGGGTGCCGGCGGTGCCGCCCAGCTGGGCGCGCAGGGCCTCGCACTGGGAGATGTGGGGCAGGCGGAGCCGCGCCTTGGAGCGCCCCCGGTCCTTGGtgccgccgccggggccgccgcgcGCCGACACGTAGGCCGAGTTGGCCACCACGGTCTCCAGACCCCCGATGTCCATGGCTGGGGGGGGTGTGGGGGGCGGtgggacacctggggagggGTCAGGGATACTGGTGGGACTGGGGGGTGGGACTGGTGGTGGGACTGGCGGGATcttctgggggttttggggtgtgggaCACCTGGGAATGGGGTGGGGGGTCACTGGTGGGACTGGCGGGATCttctggggtgatttggggggtgTGGGGCGTCAtgggacacctggggagggGTCAGGGGATAACTGGTGGGACTGGTGGGATGttctggggggctttgggggtggTGGGACACCTGAGGATGGGTGGGGGGATATTGGTGGGACTGGTGGGATcttctgggggttttggggtgtggcacacctgggaatgGGTGTGGGGGGATACTGGTGGGACTGGTGGTGGGACTGGGCAGCACTggtggggtgttttggggggggttttggggtggggggcagtttgggggtgctCATGGGACACgagggggggtctgggggtcccATCTGTTACACAtgaaggggtttggggggtctgggggtcccTCCTGTGCCAAATGGGAGGATCTGGGGGTTCCTCATGTGACACGtggggggtctggggtccctCCTGTGCCAAactggggggtctgggggtcccTCCGGTGCAAATGGGGGAGTCAGGGGGTCCCTCCTGTGCCAaatgggggtctgggggtcccTCTTGTTACACgtgggggggtctgggggtctcGCGCGCTGCACGAGGATGTGACCACGCCCCCCCCCCCGGATTAAcgccccctgcccacccccaggTAAGGTGTTGGTGGTGGGGGGGTGTGTGTAtggggaggggtggggggggggggtcgcGGCTCTTAAAGGGCCCGCGCTATAATTAGCCTAAGCGGCTCAGCGCGTGCCTTAAGCCGCTTTCGGGGCCCCTCGCACGAGATTCCCCCCCCCcaaccccgggacccccccccggGAATCCCGACAggccccggggccgcggggggCGATGGGAAAACGGGGTCACACCCCCTCACCCCAAAAAAATGACGGGGCGCAAAGGATTCTGGGAGAGAgaccaccccccaaaaaataggGTGGGTCcgatgggggggggggagagaCCATCCCTCCCCCGCATTAGCCCCGCCCCTTCAGGTGTCCACGTGACTCCTGACCCTGCGGGACCCCTCCTCTCTGgggagacccccccccaaatccacggACCCAGTTTGGAGAGGGGGTTCCAGTTGGGGGAGTTCCCAGTTTGAGGGGgaactgggggttactgggagccCAGTTTGGGGTAACTGGGAGGGAATTGGGGTCCCAGTCTGGGGTAACTGGGAATAACTGGGAGCCCAGTTTGGGgtaactgggagggaactggggtcCCAGTCTGGGgtaactgggagggactgggagcccagtttggggtcactgggagggaattgggggtcccagtttgggggaactgggagggactgggagcccAGTtaccccataaaaacccccgCCCATGTGACCCCCCCCCCACAATAACCCCCCCATTCATCCCTTAAtaaccccagggacccccccagagccccctgaccccaaatcccccccggTACTCGAGACCCCACGACCCTCACCCTTGTGACctcccccccgggacccccgccccAATAATCCCCCCATTCATCCCTTAGAGCCCCCCCCGCTCCCATGgacccccccagggaccccaaatcccatcgACACCCGGCACCCCACGACCCCCACCCTGTCACCCCCCCCGAGGACCCCTCCCCACGACCCCCgccccccccgggacccccgccccGCTCTCACCTGCGCagctgccccggcccgcggCGGGTCCCGGTGCCCCGGGGCCGGATTAGCCCCGCCCGGGGATTAAACGGCGACAAATCCCCCGGGGGCGGCCCCCCCCGGTgaccccccctccccaaattaaccccagTGACCCCCCTCATTGATCACAGGGAGCCTGAATtgctgggaccccccccaaattatccccagggaccccccccaatGACcaccctccccaaacccccaatggccccccctccccaaattaaccccagtgaccccccccaaaccccccccagtgaccccccgtccccaaaccccccaatgACCCCCCCCGGATTGCTGGGACGCCCCCCAAATTGTCGCGGGACCCCCCCCCACTCATTAATAACGGGGGGCTCAGGCAGCCGCGACCACCGAATAAcgcccaggacccccccaaattaaccccagggaccccccccttaaaccccgggaccccccccccctaAATTAACCCCAGGCAATCCCCCTTAACACCCGGGACACCCCCCCATATTAACCCCAGGGGACCCCCCCCATTATACCGCAGggcccccccccccaaattatCCCCAAGGACCCCCCATGAAACCCAGGGGACCCCCCCTCCCCAGTTAATCCTGGGGAATCCCCAGGAATTCgggacccccccaggacccccccccccggaAATTCCGGATCTCTTTCATAGCTCGGGGAAGGCCCCGGGAAatcgggaccccccccccccccggtaAATTCTGGAATCCCCCCCAGAAATTCTGGACCCCCCCAGGAATTCCGGACCCCCTCGAAAATAttcgggaccccccccccacaAGAAATTCAGAACCCCCCCAAACTTCAggacaccccccccccccccggtaAATTCTGGACTCCCTCAAGAATTCGGGAACCCCCCAGAAATTTGAGACAACCCCCCCCCCAGAAATTGGGATCCACCCCCCCGGTAAATTCTGGACCCCCCCCGAGAATTCGGGAACCCCCAGAAATTCGGAACCTCCCCGGTAATTtcgagaccccccccccccccattctGGATCCCCCCAGAAATCGGGACCCCCCCGGTAATTTCTGACCCCCCCCCCGGTAATTTCTGACCCCCCCCggtttcccccccccccccccggtaaccgtgccccccccccccgctgTTCCCGGTGCGGTTCCGGGGGGGCCCCGGGGGGGTTTtggcggcggccgggccgggacGCGCCGTTACCGGGGAGCCGGGAGCGCCGGCCCGGGCACGCGCGGCCCTTTCGGGGCCCCCCGATCCTTTTTTGGGCCCCCCCGATCCTTTTTGGGACACCCCGGATCCTTTTGGGAACCCCCCCCGATCCTTTTTGGGTCCCCCGGATCCTTTCGGGGCCCCCCGATCCTTTTTGGGACCCCCCGGTCCTTTTTGGGACCCCCCGGATCCTTTTTGGGACCCCCCGGATCCCTTTTTGGGACCCCCCGGATCCCTTTTGGGCCCCCCTCGAATCCTTTTTGGGACCCCCCGGATCCCTTTTTGGGACCCCCCGGATCCCTTTTGGGCCCCCCCGGATCCTTTTTGGGGCCCCCCGGAACGCTTTGGGGTCACCGCGTCCTCGTGGAGCCCCCCCAAAATGAGACAcccgcccccccccccaaaaaatctgagTTCTCTCATTGATAACTGAGACCCCCCCCCACTGGAAATTTGGGGTCCCTCGTGGAATTttcgggaccccccaaaatgagccccccaccccaaaatctgttCCCTCATTGGATCCTCCCCTCggaattttggggatccccccccccccatccaTGCTTgagacccccaccccaaaatctgagttCTCTCATTGATATCTGGGACCCcccctggaattttgggggtctctcctggaattttggggacccccccccctcAAAATCTGGGATCTCTCCGAACTCCTCAGCCCCACCCAAACCTTTgcgacccctccccaaatttctgACCCCTCCTAAATTCCTGGCCCACCACCTCAAAATCCcgacccccccccaaattctcgGGTGTCCCCCCAAAAATAcgggacccccaccccaaattcccgaCCCCCCCGAATTCCAGACCCCCACCCCGCGTTCCTGACTCCCTCCCCCCCCCAATTTCCTGACCCCCTCCAAAATTCCCGACCCCCCCTCAAATTCTTGGGCACCGCCAAAATTCCGAGAACCCCCCACAAATTCTGGGgagcccccccaaaattccgggacccccccgggatTCCTGAGCCCCCCCCAGACCCCCGAGCCCCCCCAgtttgaggaggggtctcccAGTTCGGGACTGGTTGAACTGGGAGCGAACTGGGAGCGTTGGGGGCTCCCCCGGAGGGGGGAGGGGGACGGACTTGACCTCGAGTGACCCCGTGCAAACCACGCCCCCAAATAGCCACGCCCCCAGTTAGCCCCGCCTCAAATTAGCCCCGCCCACCGCTTTGATTACGGAGGAGCCTGGGTGGTCTgagggctcccagtgctcccagtgctcccagttcccattcccagtgctcccagttcccccccagtgctcccagtgctcccagttcccattcccagtgctcccagtgctcccagttcccattcccagtgctcccagtatcccccagttcccccctGTATCCtttcccagttcccattcccagtccccccagttcccccccagtgctcccagtgctcccagttcccattcccagtgctcccagttcccgtttcccagtactcccagtgccccccccatgctcccagtgctcccagttccccccagtaTCCTCTCCCAATGCTCCCAatgctcccagttccctcccagtccccccagttcccccccagtgctcccagtgctcccagttcccattcccagtgctcccagttcccgtttcccagtactcccagtgccccccccaATGCTCCCAatgctcccagttccctcccagtccccccagttcccattcccagtactcccagtaccccccagtgcttccagtgctcccagtaaccccccagTATcctctcccagttccccccagttccccctcccagtgttcccagttcccccagtatGCCCCCTCTCCCCGTTCCCGCGCGGGCCCTTTAAGAGCCCCCCCCCCACCACCGCCGGCCCCAAATCTCTCAATGGGGACGGTGGGAACGCAGCTGAGGCCACGCCCCCTTCATTAGCATAGAGCATTAAACCTCCTTATATGGATAAAGGGGTGGAGCAGTGttgggggcggggcctggcaGGGTCTAGGGGTGTTTAAACCTGGGATTAGCATAAGGGGCGTGTCTTGTGAGACTTTGACCTGGTTATTAGCATAAAGGGCGGGGCACAGACATGCAGAGTGCGTAATTAGCATAAGGGGTGGAGTTTGGGGACTTAGAAAGTCTACTAGTATAATGGGCATGGCTAAATATTGATTAATTAGCATAATGGGCGTGGTGTTTGGTTTGGCAATCAATATTAGCATAAGGGGAGGGGCCAGGCAGCTTCAAGATGGAGAATTAGCATAAGGGGTGGGGTATCAGGATATTATAATGAGTTATTAGTATAGAGGATGGTGTAAATGGGATTTTAAATGTGATTAGCATATAAGGCGGGGCATATGGGCTCTATAATGGATTATTAGCATAAGAGGTGGGGCATAATTAAAACCTGTCATTATTAGCATAAGGGGAGGGGCATTCTGGGGGTTCATAAATGCTATTAGCATAAGGGGTGGGGCTTGCCAGCTTTAATACTCCTCATTACCATGAAGGGCATGACACGTTGAACTTTAACCTTCCTCATTAGCATAAAGGGCATGGCAAGTTAAGCTTTAACAAGGCTCATTTGCATAAGGGGCATGGCAAATTAAGCTTTAACACTCCCAATTAACTTTTACCACCTTTTATTAGCATAATGGGCATGGCAAATTAAGCTTAAACAGCCCTAATTAGCATAAGGGGCATGTCAACCAGAGATTTAACCCTCCCCATTAGCATAAGGGGCATGGCAAATTAAGCCTTAACCCTCCTCATTAGCATAAGGGGTGTTGCAAATTGAGCTTCAATCCTCCTCATTTGCATAAGGGGCATGTCAAACAGAGATTAAGCGCTGCTCATTAGCATATTGGCCATTGCAAATGAAGCTTTCGCACTCCCAAACTGGGCTTTAACCCTCCTCATTAGCATAGGGGGCGTGGCCACACCCATTTATAAACCACGGCCAGCAGAAGAGGCTGCGCCAAACGGGCTTTAAAAGGGGGCGTGGTCAGAAAAATCCCCACGGGCGTGGCCTCAGCAGGACGGGGCGTGGTAAACCCCTTTGTGGGCGTGGCCTAGGCGGCGGTGGGCGTGTCCCCCGAGCCCATAAAGCGCGGCGGCGCTCGCGGCCCCCGCGGCGTTCGCGGGTTCGAGtcccggcgggagcggcggcgacagcgggagggggggggggggacaccggggacagcgacagcgacaccgggcgggggggggggggacggCGGGGAGGGccccggggacaccggggggggCCCGAGCATGGCGCGGGACAAGGAGAAGCGGAGCTGCGGGCAGGTGGTGGCCGAGTGGCGAGCGTTCCTGTGGGACCCCCGCACCCGGCAGTTCCTGGGCAGGACCGGCTCCAGCTGGGGTGAGTTCCGCGCTTTTTGGGGCTTTtagtttgctttatttttatttttatttttatttttatttttatttttatttttatttttatttttatttttatttttatttttgttttatttttatttttattctttgggGGGGTGGGTTTATGGggtgacccccccccccaattatTTTTTGGGGAGtccctgttttatttttttttttttggggggtgacGATGGatgagggggttttgggatccccccccccccctctcAACAGGTTAAtggggggggggaaggaaattttggggtgtccttgAACCCCCCACTCAAAAAATGCTAAAACCCCCCCCCTAAATAAGGGGGAGGTGGGAGGGGGCGCATTgaccccccaacccccccccccccaaatttgtGCATTAAATGAGGgggggctgctcagagctccccCCGAAATGTGCGGAGACCCCCCCCAATCCAACCCCATGGGGGCACCCGAAAACTGGGTCAGAattggggacccccccaaaactggGTCAGaattggggacccccccccttAAACGctgctttttttggggggctccatTTGAGGAGGGGCGGAATTAAcccaagaccccccaaaaatgagcaaaatttggggtgggggtgcTTAAAACCCCCCCCATCAATTTTTAGGGGGGTCTCCCCACCCCATAGGAGCCCCTCCAAAACTGGGTGAGAattggggacccctccccaaacctgGGTGAGAattggggacccctccccttTTAACGCcgctttttttgggggggggctCCATTCGAGGAGGGGCGGAATTAACGcaagaccccccccccaaaaaacgaGCAAAATTTGGGGTGGGGGCTGCTTAAAGCCCCCCCCTCTTTTTTTAGGGCttgacccccccaaaatcctcaaaaagcGGCGTTgggggaggggaatttgggggttcaAAAGGACAAATTGGGGgtgggggcgggggggggggcgggggtgGCTTTGtgcccccccccacccccccccatCTGTCGCGCTGAGGCGACAAAAGTAGGTCAGGCTGGGGGTGGGGGATGGGAAcggccgggacccccccccaaaacgGGGGGGGCCGAACCAGCCGGACCCCCCCCCATAACgggggaacccccaaaattgggCTGGGGGGCGcggggaacccccaaaatccccaaaacccccccaaaaatcccatccccCAAAAGGTCCAGATGGCTGCGGGGGGATTTAAAGCGTctggggggggggatttgggggggctcgggggggattgggggggtcCGAGTGATTTTTAGGGCGATTTTAGGGCGATTTTGGGGTCTCCGAGTGGAGATTTGGGGGGTTCGgggcagatttttggggttttttcaatggaattggggcaaatttggggcgttcggggcgattttggggggatttgggggggctcagggggggggtttgggggggtcggggttgattttgggggattttaggggaattttaggggaattttgggaaaatttggggtttccgagtggagttttgggggttttggggcagatttttgggttttttttcaatggaattggggcaaatttggggcgattttgggggatttggggaggctcagggggggttttggggggaggggtcggggttgattttgggggattttatgggattttagggggattttatgggaattttggggtctccgAGTGGAGATTTGGGGGGTTCGGGGCAGATTTTCGGGagtttttttaatgggattgGGGCAAATTTGTGGcgtttgggggggttttgggggggattcggagtttttggggtgaattaaTGAAAATTTGAGGTGTCTGGGGcagctttttgggtttttataggattggggcagttttggggggcaTTTGACATTCATGGGGTAAATTCATGAGAATTTGGGAGTTCAGGgcagtttttttgtttttttttttataggattggggcaattttgggggtatttggggcaggtttggggtaTTTAATGTCTATGAGGTGAATTAGTGAGAATTTGGGGTgttcagggcagtttgggggggATTCGGCATTTATGGGgtgaattaattaaaatttgagGTGTtcggggcagttttgggggtttttacaggattggggcaattttggggctatttggggcagttttgggggtttttaatgtTTATGGGGTGAATTCATGAGAATTTGAGgtgtttggggcagttttggggggttttaatgggattggggcagttttgggggtatttgggaCAGTTTTTGGGATTATTTGACTTTTATGGGGTAAATTAATGAgaatttgagggttttttcacCCATTTCcgttgggatttttggggtttctgtccCCTGGGGGGTTTTTCCTCTCGGGGgtttcatttttggggtccccgacGCCCCAATTTGCCCCCCCAGGGCTGATCCTGCTGTTCTACCTGGTGTTTTACGGGTTCCTGGCCGGGCTCTTCGCCCTCACCATGTGGGTGATGCTGCAGAGCGTCGACCCCCACGTGCCCAAGTACCAGGACCGGCTGCTGACCCCCGGTGAGACCCCCGGGGTGGGCacggggggtcctgggggggtccctgggtgggGGTCCTGGATTTGGGGTCCTTCGTGGGGGGCTtggatttggggtctggaggggatttggggtcctggATTTGAGGTCCTGGatgggggtcctgggaggggGCTTGGATTTGGGGTCCTGGATTTGAGGTTCTGGGTGGGGGGCTTGAGTTTGGGGTCCTGGATTTGGAATCCTGGATGGGGGTCCTGGgttgggggtcctgggtggggGGTATTGGGTGGGGGGACCTGGATTTGGGCTCCTGCATTTGGGTCTGGGGGGCATTTGAGGTCCTGGATTGGGGCCTGGAATTGAGGTACTGGATTTGGGGTCTTAGGTGGGGGTCTCTGGGTGGGAGTCCTTGGGAGGGGTCCTGGATTTGGGAACCCAAATTTGGGGTCCTggatttgggtctgggggagATTTGGGTTCCTGAATTTGGGGTCCTGGATGGGGGTCCTGGATGGGGAAAGGGTTTGGGGAGACTTGGGACCCCCTGTGTGTCTCCTctcccccccccttcccccatGTCCTCCTGTGACCCCTTTGTGACCTTTGTGTCACCCTCGCCTTGTCACCCTGTGGCACctccccacaatgtccccaatgtccccaatgcccaaaaatgtccccattGCCCC
The genomic region above belongs to Ammospiza caudacuta isolate bAmmCau1 chromosome 36, bAmmCau1.pri, whole genome shotgun sequence and contains:
- the GRK1 gene encoding rhodopsin kinase GRK1, with translation MDIGGLETVVANSAYVSARGGPGGGTKDRGRSKARLRLPHISQCEALRAQLGGTAGTQNGGPGAPNGAPPGHTQDGGQETSFRWQCVEQPIGKLLFRRFLEGSAEFAAAGALWAEIEAFEQCEDAEREEAAKKLRSRFFTPGGAEHCGFLSATATAPPTGSTLPGDAFVPARQELLAHLEAAAWAPYRGSPEFSRFVQFKWLESQAVNADAFAEFRVLGKGGFGEVCACQRRATGKMYANKRLNKKRLKKRKGYEAALVEKRILARVHSRFIVSLACAFQTKTDLCLVMTIMNGGDLRYHIYNVDEENPGFAEPRAVFYTAQILLGLEHLHQHRIVYRDLKPENVLLDDAGHVRLSDMGLAVELKDGESKTRGYAGTPGFMAPELLKNEDYDWSVDYFTLGVTIYEMLEAKGPFRRRGEKVENKEVTRRILHDPVSYSDKFSAAAREACEGLLAKDPQARLGFRDNGCAQLKAHAFFRTINWGRLEAGLVPPPFVPDPRRVYAKDLGDVGAFSTVKGVELDAGDAALCDAFASGTVPIPWQEELIETGVFEELNVWGAPGTLPPDLDPSAAGGAAGKSSTCRLL